Genomic window (Papilio machaon chromosome 12, ilPapMach1.1, whole genome shotgun sequence):
TTAGAATATTCGTAGCAAATATGGGTTTTCGTAGCATTTAGTTTGTAGAcgtctatgggcagcagtcACTTTTCTTTTTAGCGATACCAAGGTACCCCTTGTTTGCAACCTTCTTGTAAAAGATGTATAGAAAAGAAAAGGTTTATCaatcaaagaaaataagtgCAGATTAGATTCTTTGTTACCTCAGTTTAACATATTGTGTAttaatctttatcaaatttccGCCTATTTACACAATAGTTTTTGTCTCTAcgtttacatacatttaaagaaaaacatttagattaaattataatacttataCATTTACACTCTATAACACTTTCAGTGCAATGCAGATAGTATATACGTGACGTTAGGTGCAGAGGTAGTTAGTGGTGGCAGTGTCGGCAGTGGAGGTGTGGGGTATGTCCGGCAGGGGGCGCCAGCTGGCGGCCCCAACATGCTCAGTAACAAGTACGAAACTAGCGAACCGGACAGTAACCCTCCGTTGTAGGATAACGTCATCATGTTACCTGAAAAACATAATCTTTCATATAGCAGAGTTTTCCTTTAAGGCGAAAGAAGTCTTTGCTAAAAGtgtaaagaaagaaaacagGGCAATATAATACTGCTGCCAGTGCCATCTATAAGAAGTcgagaaaaacataatatcatTAAGTTGTAATCAATATCATTTTACATACGTACCGGCTATTTCCCGATGTTCTCGACCTACACGAGATGGCGCTAGAATCATCGGTACTGAACCAAACAGACCATTAGTGAAGCCAAGAACCACGGAGAACAAGATAGGATACATCTGTAAAAAAAGCCATTTATTGGAGATGTAAGAACTCTTGTGCGGGCCCGCAGCAATCATCTGTCTTGTATAGTTGCGTCATAACTTACGTCACCAACAATATGCGGCGAGTGTCGCGGCGCGGCGCAAAGTAGCATCAGTGGCACAAGCAGTAACCTAAGTCCGCTCGCCATTAGCAGCTGGCTGCGACTCCATTCGTAAGGCCACGCGGCAGCTATCTGACgtcaaaaaagttactttcaGTACCAGGAAGTACTACTGAGCGATCTTGCACTGccgaaacatgttttttaacatGTCTCATGTAACTTATTCGGCAACATGAAACTACCCTAAGAATCTGATATAGTTTTTTCATCACCTTGCCAATAAAGTCGAATGAATTAAACGCAGACATGAGGATAATCGGCATCCAGGAACCGAGGCGACAAGAGGGCACCTCTGAGGCGATGCCAGGGTAGAGGCTCAGCGTGGTAAAGTAGACCAGACCGATTGACACCATGTAGGGATAGATCGCGCGCGCCACTGCCCACCTAGCAAGCACTCCACCtggaaaaattatatataggtaACCTTaccagtattttataaataactgaaaaaatcatgataattaattaaatgtttaaggGAAGTAGAAACAAACACATTCGGAATATAATTTAGGACACATAGATAGAAAACTATGTTACAATCCTAATTAACTTTGAAAGTCAATTTGTTTATCTTACGTTTCAAGCTTCTCCAAGAAGCCGGTCGTTCAGGTGACTCGACGACAACGTCTTCAACCTTATAGGATGGTCGTGGTGTGCGCAACGCAGGCGACGCCTCCGACACGCTTGGCGGCGGGGACGCGAGCGGCGCTGACGTCACAGGAATGGTAGCCGTCGGAGAGTACAACGGGTTCGCGAAGCTAAATGTATTCTCACCATCCACTAAAAAAATGATACTTTAACTGTGtagtcaaataataatttgtaagtatgcacatcaaatataaaaacatacctGTCCCCGTATTGGAAAGGGCTGGACTCTGCAGTTTTAACACACCGAAAGCACCATCCCCTGATTCGCTCTCCAtctgaaatattattactatacagtacttttactaaatattaatttcccTTGCCAAATAAttgcacatttttttttgaatacacaatgtttttttgaataagCATATTGTGTTCACATTAAACTGAAtgtgcaataaatataatttaagatagATCAGTAGGGACGATCGGTCACAAAcccaaagtaaaataaacattctatCTTACCAATGTAGCGTCTTCATTAGGATTTAAATGCAGCTGAATACGTCTTCTATGTCGAGATTCGTTCGTCAATCTAAGATAGTACTGCACCAGCGGATGACGCATCATCACGTGATGCAGCATCGAATGACCCAGTAAGATCAGAATagaaaacacaaaaaacatgAAGGTGCTCCGTCGTGGTTGTCTGAATCCATACTTAGTTATAATCCGGTCAATAGATACCCAAAATCCAGCAGCGCCTGTAGAAAAAGCAATATTTAATGTTCAGTTAAATAACTCTAGGCTCTTGATTGTTAAACAATAACTATTATTCAAAACATAATAactgcaaaataaaacaatatccgGTGTACCGATTACTCAAGTAGCGTCttctataaaacttataatacTTACTTTCCCCAGCCATCACGGCCTGCGTGTACCTAGGAGGTAGACAGCCGGTAAAACCGTAGTACGAGGCCTGCTGTACCGTGCAGCCAAACGCCACCACGCCGATTGCGACCAAGTTGATTGTGTACGACACGTTGGTAGAGAACCCATCCCACCCGATGTTGCAGATTGCCACGAAGAGCATCGTAGCTAGCGATAGTAATATACCTGCACAAGAAAAAAATGCCCGCGTAACGCGTTCTGCCCTCGGGTTTCTTTCGGTttgaaataagataaatacgaagaaaaaaagagataacctACAGTTATATGTTGCCTATGTTGCATATCAGACGAAATGCAGAAGTATATTTACTCCATGCGCATATAATCTTTAAACGTGTAAACACGCGCCCAGATTTGATATGTACCGAAAACtgttttagatttaatatagTTATGGGAAAAGATACGAACATCATAAATGTTTGAAGGGAAGTGCCTAGGTTAAAAAGTCtctaaattgtaaaaattaattaaattttttccctCAAAAATTGATCAGCTATAAACTATTTACGCTCTTGGCATGTGTATTATACGATTGCAAAACTGCTTGTCAGTAAAACATTACTACAATCTAAGAAACTCGTGTTAGGAATCATATTTCATGTAATTTTGACTTACGCCTAAGCTTGTATGGATTTATCAATCTGCTGATATTGGATTACAtatgaaaaagtttaatatttcatttgccAGATCAATGCCAATTGGttttattgctattttaatttaaatatatataattgcaACATAATATGCACTGTAGATTATTGTGATACGATTgtgttttatagtaaaatttatttaagcacATCCGTTGTAATGAGCTAAATAGTAAATACGTAAAAACATCGCTTAGTATTAAACACatagtaaacaaattataatctgttggaaataaaaaaaatataaatcaataaataaaatcaaaccgAAGTGTTCAAGATGAAcaacaattaacaaaataacaaggGAGCCTGCGTGCCCTCGTGTGTACAATATACAAGCATAAACTTCAACGCTCTGTGTTGAACTTTAAAACGAATTTCTTAAAATGCAGTTTCAATATACAAATGCATCGATACCGAATGTAATCCTGGTGTTGTAGGTAAAGAGGTCTAGCATAAGGTTGTTGATGACGACGGCGACACAGGCGGACGTGATGTACACCGTTGACATGTCGAACATTATCGTCGTATTCGGGTAATGATGCTGGAAGTAGTCCACGGCCATTATGAAACTGTAAGCAAAGATattgtattacatatatatctcTACTCTATCCCTCTCTATGTTCTTTAAACCAAGATAGTAAAGACacaaatataagaaaaaataaggaCAGAGAATAGATTCTGTTTTTTCATCACTCAATTATTCATCACCATCATATTCCAGTTTGATGTACATAACATTCGAGCACGAACGTATTCAAGTAAgttctttttaaatcaagTCAACAACGGCAACTGCTAGCTCTTAGACTACTCACATTGACTGAATAGTTGGTTTACATTGGTGCTAGAGTTTGTCCTTGTTTAAAGATCAAACGATTCGTCAGCTCGTAGCTCAATATACGAGCTCACAAAGGGGTTCGACCCTACCCTATGTCGCGGTTTAGGGTTAGGTTAGCCTAGTGCGGATTATTGGAAGCAAATACTACATATGAATCTGgtactacataaaaataaaaatttaattacctaTTGAAAGGCAAGAGGAATGCAGTCCCCGCGACGAAGAGTGTGACGTATACGGAATTGTATCTGTCAGGAGGAGGTCCCGTGGGTTCGGGCATGGCGGTGAGGGGTTCCCCCCGTGCCGCTCTGATAGCGTCAATGCGGGCGTACCCGCGTCCTAGAGTCTCATTCATCTTGTCTACCACTTTAATCAACTGCCAAGTTCATTTTCTTATCACAGTACGGCTTggtttaaatttgatatttttcgaCAGTAATGTCTTGTCTTAATTAGTaaagtcttttaaattttattcacttaCGGAATTGCAAAACTGATGACacattatcttaataaaatcactGAAACACAATCTTATACAATCGTTTACAAGATCCATTAGTAAACACATAAAGGTTTATTGTTGGTGTTTGAAtcgattaaagaaaaatttattacgcTAGTATACTAATTATTGCGTAATaacgaatgtttaaatgtaataggactcattgttttgttttaggaATAAATTagagttttaataacaaatgaagCCGGTTTACTTGACAGTGCGGTCGGTGAAAGTCTTAACTTCGACGCATGCGTGCCGCGCATTGATTTTTAGAGATGGGACTTcggttataataaaacatcttcCGCTTTCCACCACGAATtgccattttattataatagataCTTAAGATAAAACTGAACACACTTctacaaaatactaaaatttacgttcaaaactataattacaatatgcaCTGCAACCCTTAAGAAAATAACGCATTCGaaaacagaaaacaaaaaaaagacctatccttttaaataagtaaaacacAATACACAACAAAACATTCTACTTTTAATTACGGCGGGATCAATATCTCGGTtcaaaaatgatattaaattcttGAGCAGTGAGAGTGACGCCTTCGATTGGTACAGTAGAGGGCTGGGGTGTGCCCTCCGGTACTTTGAGTCGAAACTTCTGCAAGATGTGTGTTAAAAACAGAAAGAGTTCCGATCGCGCCAGTCCTTCTCCGATGCAACGTCTACGTCCTAAAAAAATAGACAGTGAATATTTCTACCATTTAATTCGCGAAAttcatgtaaaattattatcgaaATATTGAAGTAGTATTTTTCACCTTACTTGGTTATAAAACAGGAGATAAGAGATTCACTGATTATACAAAGTCTTTATAAATAGGTGtgaactatttattttttatatgcaCAATATACTTTATAATGTTGCTCCAACATAATCAGTCATGACCTCACTATCGTATGATGCTCTTTCTCTCGATAAAAGAAGCATATAttagtttttgtaatatacCTGTACCAAATGGCATCAGCCAATCGTCTTGAATTAAATTTCCTTCTTTTGTTAGAAAACGTTCCGGTCGAAAAACTGTTGGGTCTTTCCAATGTTTTCCGTTGTGAAGATCATAGAATGCAAGCAGCAGAAATGTACCCTGAAAAATTCCACAATTAGTAACATATGAAATCTAATTGAGCTTAAACTTCATTTAGGTTGAAAGTAATTGCTTTGCATACCTTAGGTATAACGTATTTGCCAAGTTTCGCATCCTCCAGGGCCATATGCGGTATTCCCATTGCGGCAATGGTCGAAATTCGTAACGCTTCCAATAAAACTGCCTCTGTATAAATTAACCTAGAAATTTGAAAGGTTTTAAACATCAGTTTGTTGACATTTAGTTCCTCTAACTTTATAATCTCAagtatttagaatttttatcgGAGGAGAAGGTAAATGAGCAACGAGATGGTTAATGTTAAGTGATCCGACGCTCATGGCTATCCGAAACACTACAAGAATTGCAGATGTTTTGACAGCTTTCAAAGGAGGACTACACCGTTTTTGAATCTCCATAGATTTTTAAGAACcttctaattaaatattatagtcctataaattattctaaataagtttaaatactatgtaaaatatacttagATCTGTCACTGAGGGCTGGTAGGCGTGAATGACCGATTTCCTTGTCGATTTCCATTTGCAAGCGATCTTGCACTCTTTGTTCCCTGACCACATACAGCAAGAGGAAGACCGCTGTGTTGCTGACAGTTTCCACGCCTGCTTCTAACAAATCTAGACAAACCACCTGAAGTTCCTCAGCAGTCACTGTAACATAGAACATCTGTATTGAGAGAGTACCTTACTCTTGCAAATTGTAACAAGagtctataaaattttattagacgACATCACTTGTCTATTGTATTGTTTAGTTGCAAAAAGTTCacgttataaaaatcaaaatgatttATGGCTTACATGTTTTATCTTCTTggtttttcatttcaataagaAATGCGTCAATGACATCTCTTGGATTCTTATCGTCTAGATTAGTCCGATGTTCCTCGATTACTTcctaaaagtaatattatgaaattttatgttgGGTAAGTATATTTACTGTTAAAATTGCTGAGTTCATGTTGTTTGTTCGTCTTGTTTAACCtcatatattacaaaaacatttttaccaTATTGTAAACGTACTTTTAGTACTATAGTGTAGATAAGAAAATGGCACATAGTCTGACgtcattttaatacaaacatattgGCCATGAACTaaatgttttatctttttctaataaaagatataaattatatcttaattttagGTTAGGAAAATAGTGTGTAGTTTGATTGAAAAAGTAGAACCATTAAGAAGCTCCTGTAGTGAACATTTGTGTTTTAGAGGGATGAAGGAGGTGAGATGCAAAGCAATCACATTTTTTACAAGCGCTAGAGTTTATAAGAAACAAAGAgagtttatacatttattaattaaatgttgtcGTCTCTCAAGTAAGTAACTTTTTGGACGTCTTCATATACTTAGTGGTGACGAAAAATAATTGCTATACTTACCTTTAAATAAGCGTATATAGAATGATTGATGTTCATAAGTTCGGTATACCCGATGAGATCGGGCATTATGTGCCTGAGGAACGGCAGAAAGTTCAATACTCCGCCGCTCATGTCGACCACTTTGAACGATCGTGTTATCAGATCACATAATGATTTCAAACGTTCATCCGTAAGCTCATatctaaaaatagaataaaaaaaatagaaaacggggtaaaacttatcctatgtccttttcctggttctaagctacctgcctaccaattttcagacaaatcgattcagccattcttgagttataaatggtgtaactaacacaactttcttttatatatatagatagataaaaataaaaaactgtgTTAATTTTAACCAGATTTAGACTAGATTTACGAGGTACAGGTTACGTACTGTTTATACTTTGCTAAGAAAATCTAGAAAATGGCTCCGCAGCGTACAGAAAAAATTAGCAAAGTTTCATAAAAGGCGATAGATGGTTTAGGGACTAATACAAGACAAAAATCCAGTCATCGACCTAAAGAATATTAGAATGTCCTAAGTAGACATCGTGTTTGAATTTCTTACCACAGTAGTTGAGTAGATTAGTTCATAACTACTACACTTCATACTTCTGTTCTTAATAATATGCATACAGTATTGAACTAGGTACCGTACCGTGCGAAATCTAGTATTACGTTTCTCTATACTACAGTAATTGGTCAaaagaaatatcaatatttatgttacttaTGGTTGTCTTTTTACTGCTCGCTGGCTTCTTGATGGACCTTGAGTCCTacttatttcttataaattaattaacaataaccaACCTTTTTCCTGCTACCAAGCGCCAAACGACATTAACAATGCACACATTGAACAGTTTGTTGACGCAAACTGCCCGCCCTGCGCTGTTCTCTATTAGTTTGGTCAGCGCCTGACATTCCTCGCTTATCTGAGCCTCCATAGCCTTGGAACCGTAGCCGTAATGCTTCAAATACTTCAACACGGTCCGCCTTCTTTTATTCCAATACGGTCCATCAGCGAAAACTATGCCTGAAGtagcaatttatttattttacatgaaGTTTTCTGCATGCTTTCATTCAGTTAAGTCTGAACCCCTAACTGATACCCTAATAGGAGTTATGAGTGCGATTGTGAGATATCCATTCgagaaaatatttcctttctCCTCCGCC
Coding sequences:
- the LOC106719117 gene encoding equilibrative nucleoside transporter 4, with translation MNETLGRGYARIDAIRAARGEPLTAMPEPTGPPPDRYNSVYVTLFVAGTAFLLPFNSFIMAVDYFQHHYPNTTIMFDMSTVYITSACVAVVINNLMLDLFTYNTRITFGILLSLATMLFVAICNIGWDGFSTNVSYTINLVAIGVVAFGCTVQQASYYGFTGCLPPRYTQAVMAGESAAGFWVSIDRIITKYGFRQPRRSTFMFFVFSILILLGHSMLHHVMMRHPLVQYYLRLTNESRHRRRIQLHLNPNEDATLMESESGDGAFGVLKLQSPALSNTGTVDGENTFSFANPLYSPTATIPVTSAPLASPPPSVSEASPALRTPRPSYKVEDVVVESPERPASWRSLKRGVLARWAVARAIYPYMVSIGLVYFTTLSLYPGIASEVPSCRLGSWMPIILMSAFNSFDFIGKIAAAWPYEWSRSQLLMASGLRLLLVPLMLLCAAPRHSPHIVGDMYPILFSVVLGFTNGLFGSVPMILAPSRVGREHREIAGNMMTLSYNGGLLSGSLVSYLLLSMLGPPAGAPCRTYPTPPLPTLPPLTTSAPNVTYILSALH
- the LOC106719118 gene encoding farnesoate epoxidase, translated to MWAVIVIVFLFFYLITLTTQRPPAYPPGPGLLPFIGNILTVWYNHKKLKYRHKVWQTLSQKYGDILGLQLGSINVVVVSGKDYIKEVSSREVFEGRPDGFFYLMRSFGKKLGIVFADGPYWNKRRRTVLKYLKHYGYGSKAMEAQISEECQALTKLIENSAGRAVCVNKLFNVCIVNVVWRLVAGKRYELTDERLKSLCDLITRSFKVVDMSGGVLNFLPFLRHIMPDLIGYTELMNINHSIYAYLKEVIEEHRTNLDDKNPRDVIDAFLIEMKNQEDKTLTAEELQVVCLDLLEAGVETVSNTAVFLLLYVVREQRVQDRLQMEIDKEIGHSRLPALSDRSKLIYTEAVLLEALRISTIAAMGIPHMALEDAKLGKYVIPKGTFLLLAFYDLHNGKHWKDPTVFRPERFLTKEGNLIQDDWLMPFGTGRRRCIGEGLARSELFLFLTHILQKFRLKVPEGTPQPSTVPIEGVTLTAQEFNIIFEPRY